The proteins below are encoded in one region of Streptomyces roseirectus:
- a CDS encoding ABC transporter ATP-binding protein: MAGPAGRMMAGAGPDNRSLDFKVSGKRLVAQFRPERVTIYALLACVVISVGLNVVGPKILGRATDLVFAGIVGRQMPAGESKEQALDGMRASGQGSVADMLKSTDFTPGKGIDFEAVGEVLGIALVVFLFAGLLMAFATRLVNRAVNRTVYRMREDVQTKLSRLPLSYFDKRQRGEVLSRATNDIDNIGQTLQQSMGQLINSVLTIIGVLAMMFWVSWLLALVALVTVPLSALVATRIGKRSQPHFVQQWRTTGTLNAHIEEMYTGHTLVKVFGRQRESAEQFAEQNDALYEAGFKAQFNSGIMQPLMLFVSNINYVLVAVVGGLRVASGSLSIGDVQAFIQYSRQFSMPLTQVASMANLVQSGVASAERIFELLDAEEQSADAVPAERPAELRGRVALEGVSFRYDPDKPLIEDLSLVVEPGHTVAIVGPTGAGKTTLVNLLMRFYDVSGGRITLDGVDIARMSRDELRAGIGMVLQDTWLFGGTIAENIAYGAARDVTRGEIEEAARAAHADRFVRTLPDGYDTVIDDEGSGVSAGEKQLITIARAFLSDPVILVLDEATSSVDTRTEVLIQKAMAKLAHGRTSFVIAHRLSTIRDADTILVMESGSIVEQGSHVDLLAAGGAYARLYKAQFAEAVAEVD, translated from the coding sequence ATGGCCGGGCCGGCGGGACGGATGATGGCCGGGGCGGGCCCCGACAACAGATCGCTGGACTTCAAGGTGTCCGGCAAGCGGCTGGTCGCGCAGTTCCGGCCCGAGCGGGTGACGATCTACGCGCTGCTGGCGTGCGTCGTGATCAGCGTGGGGCTGAACGTCGTCGGGCCGAAGATCCTCGGGCGGGCGACGGACCTGGTGTTCGCGGGGATCGTCGGGCGGCAGATGCCGGCGGGCGAGTCCAAGGAGCAGGCGCTCGACGGGATGCGCGCGAGCGGGCAGGGCTCCGTCGCGGACATGCTCAAGTCGACGGACTTCACGCCCGGCAAGGGCATCGACTTCGAGGCCGTCGGGGAGGTCCTGGGGATCGCCCTGGTGGTGTTCCTCTTCGCGGGGCTGCTGATGGCGTTCGCGACGCGGCTGGTCAACCGGGCCGTGAACCGGACGGTGTACCGGATGCGGGAGGACGTGCAGACGAAGCTGTCGCGCCTTCCACTGTCGTACTTCGACAAACGGCAGCGCGGGGAGGTGTTGTCGCGGGCGACGAACGACATCGACAACATCGGGCAGACGCTCCAGCAGTCGATGGGGCAGCTCATCAACTCGGTGCTGACCATCATCGGGGTGCTGGCGATGATGTTCTGGGTGTCCTGGCTGCTGGCGCTGGTCGCGCTGGTGACGGTGCCGCTGTCGGCGCTGGTCGCGACGCGGATCGGCAAGCGGTCGCAGCCGCACTTCGTGCAGCAGTGGCGCACGACGGGCACGCTCAACGCGCACATCGAGGAGATGTACACCGGGCACACGCTGGTCAAGGTGTTCGGGCGGCAGCGGGAGTCGGCCGAGCAGTTCGCCGAGCAGAACGACGCGCTGTACGAGGCCGGGTTCAAGGCGCAGTTCAACAGCGGGATCATGCAGCCGCTGATGCTGTTCGTGTCGAACATCAACTACGTGCTGGTGGCGGTCGTGGGCGGGCTGCGGGTGGCGTCCGGGTCGCTGTCCATCGGGGACGTGCAGGCGTTCATCCAGTACTCGCGGCAGTTCTCCATGCCGCTCACGCAGGTCGCGTCCATGGCGAACCTCGTGCAGTCGGGGGTGGCGTCCGCCGAGCGGATCTTCGAACTCCTCGACGCGGAGGAGCAGTCGGCCGACGCCGTGCCGGCCGAGCGGCCGGCCGAGCTGCGGGGGCGGGTCGCGCTGGAGGGCGTGTCCTTCCGGTACGACCCCGACAAGCCGCTGATCGAGGATCTGTCCCTGGTCGTCGAGCCGGGGCACACCGTCGCCATCGTGGGGCCCACGGGCGCCGGGAAGACCACCCTCGTCAACCTGCTCATGCGGTTCTACGACGTCTCCGGCGGGCGCATCACCCTCGACGGCGTCGACATCGCGCGCATGTCGCGTGACGAACTGCGCGCCGGGATCGGGATGGTGCTCCAGGACACCTGGCTGTTCGGGGGGACGATCGCGGAGAACATCGCGTACGGGGCGGCGCGGGACGTCACCCGCGGGGAGATCGAGGAGGCGGCGCGCGCGGCGCACGCCGACCGGTTCGTCCGTACGCTGCCCGACGGGTACGACACCGTCATCGACGACGAGGGCAGCGGGGTCAGCGCCGGTGAGAAGCAGCTCATCACCATCGCGCGGGCGTTCCTGTCCGACCCGGTGATCCTGGTGCTCGACGAGGCGACGTCGTCCGTCGACACGCGTACCGAGGTGCTGATCCAGAAGGCGATGGCCAAACTCGCCCACGGGCGGACGTCGTTCGTGATCGCGCACCGGCTGTCGACGATCCGGGACGCGGACACGATCCTCGTGATGGAGAGCGGGTCGATCGTCGAACAGGGCTCGCACGTCGATCTGTTGGCGGCGGGCGGGGCGTACGCGCGGCTCTACAAGGCGCAGTTCGCGGAGGCGGTGGCCGAAGTGGACTGA
- a CDS encoding ABC transporter ATP-binding protein, translated as MLIRLLRTYLRPYRKPIALLVLMQLLQTSATLYLPTLNADIIDQGVVNGDTGYILTYGALMVAISLAQVVTNIGAVYYGARTASALGRDLRAAVFDRVQSFSAREVGHFGAPSLITRTTNDAQQIQMLVLMTFTLMVSAPIMCVGGIVLALGLDVPLSAVLVAVVPLLGVCVTLIVVRLRPLFRSMQERLDTVNRVLREQITGNRVIRAFVRDAYEEGRFRKANTDLTDVSVKAGNLLALMFPIVMTVVNLSSIAVVWFGAHRIDSGGMQIGDLTAFLAYLMQIVMAVMMATFMFMMIPRAEVCAERIQEVLDTSSSVVPPLAPVRELRRHGHLELRGAGFRYPGAEEPVLKAVDLVALPGETTAVIGSTGSGKSTLLGLVPRLFDATDGEVLVDGVPVADIDPELLAKAVSLVPQKPYLFAGTVATNLRYGNPDATDDELWHALEVAQARDFVERLEGGLNAPIAQGGTNVSGGQRQRLSIARTLVQRPEIYLFDDSFSALDYATDAALRSALARETADATVVIVAQRVSTIRDADRIVVLDEGRVVGTGTHHELMADNETYREIVLSQLTEAEAA; from the coding sequence GTGCTCATACGACTTCTCCGGACCTATCTCAGGCCCTACCGAAAACCCATCGCGCTGCTGGTGCTGATGCAGCTGCTGCAGACCAGCGCGACCCTCTACCTGCCCACCCTGAACGCCGACATCATCGACCAGGGCGTCGTCAACGGGGACACGGGCTACATCCTGACCTACGGCGCGCTGATGGTCGCCATCTCGCTGGCGCAGGTCGTGACGAACATCGGTGCCGTGTACTACGGCGCGCGGACGGCGTCGGCGCTCGGGCGGGACCTGCGCGCGGCGGTGTTCGACCGGGTGCAGTCGTTCTCCGCGCGCGAGGTGGGCCATTTCGGGGCGCCGTCGCTGATCACGCGGACGACGAACGACGCGCAGCAGATCCAGATGCTGGTGCTGATGACGTTCACCCTGATGGTCTCCGCGCCCATCATGTGCGTCGGCGGCATCGTGCTCGCGCTCGGTCTTGACGTGCCGCTGTCGGCCGTCCTGGTGGCCGTCGTTCCGCTGCTCGGGGTCTGTGTGACGCTGATCGTGGTGCGGCTGCGGCCGCTGTTCCGGTCGATGCAGGAGCGGCTGGACACGGTCAACCGGGTGCTGCGGGAGCAGATCACCGGCAACCGGGTGATCCGCGCGTTCGTGCGCGACGCGTACGAGGAGGGGCGGTTCCGGAAGGCCAACACGGACCTGACGGACGTGTCGGTGAAGGCGGGGAACCTGCTGGCGCTGATGTTCCCGATCGTGATGACGGTGGTGAACCTGTCGTCGATCGCGGTGGTCTGGTTCGGGGCCCACCGCATCGACAGCGGCGGGATGCAGATCGGTGATCTGACGGCGTTCCTGGCGTATCTGATGCAGATCGTGATGGCCGTGATGATGGCCACGTTCATGTTCATGATGATCCCGCGCGCGGAGGTGTGCGCCGAGCGGATCCAGGAGGTGCTGGACACGTCGTCCAGCGTGGTGCCGCCGCTCGCGCCCGTGCGGGAGCTGCGCCGGCACGGGCATCTGGAGCTGCGGGGTGCCGGGTTCCGGTATCCGGGCGCCGAGGAGCCGGTGCTGAAGGCGGTGGACCTGGTGGCGCTGCCCGGCGAGACGACGGCCGTGATCGGCTCGACGGGCAGCGGCAAGTCGACGCTCCTGGGGCTCGTGCCCCGGCTGTTCGACGCGACGGACGGCGAGGTCCTGGTGGACGGCGTGCCGGTCGCCGACATCGATCCGGAGCTGCTCGCCAAGGCCGTCAGCCTGGTCCCGCAGAAGCCGTACCTGTTCGCGGGGACGGTCGCGACGAACCTCCGGTACGGCAATCCGGACGCGACGGACGACGAGTTGTGGCACGCGCTGGAGGTGGCGCAGGCCCGTGACTTCGTGGAGCGTCTGGAGGGCGGGCTGAACGCGCCGATCGCGCAGGGCGGGACGAACGTCTCGGGCGGGCAGCGCCAGCGCCTGTCGATCGCGCGGACGCTCGTGCAGCGGCCGGAGATCTACCTGTTCGACGACTCCTTCTCGGCCCTGGACTACGCGACGGACGCCGCCCTCAGGTCGGCGCTCGCGCGCGAGACGGCCGACGCGACCGTGGTGATCGTCGCGCAGCGCGTGTCGACGATCCGGGACGCCGACCGGATCGTCGTCCTGGACGAGGGGCGGGTCGTCGGGACGGGCACCCATCACGAGCTGATGGCGGACAACGAGACGTACCGGGAGATCGTGCTCTCCCAGCTCACGGAAGCGGAGGCTGCCTGA
- a CDS encoding FGGY family carbohydrate kinase, with translation MGIVAGLDSAPDFTRIVVCDTDTGAVLRQGYAPHPVDGPEGTGGRPSDVDPQTWLLSLGEAAGGGLLEGVQAIGVSAQQNAVIPLDAQGNTVRPAMTGGDKRAQVAAADLVDALGGRGAWAQAVGAVPQAAHPVTKLRWLAKSDPEAAARTAVLLQAHDWLVWQLLGRPARRTTDRGGASGTGYWSAASGGYRPDLVELALGHQVMLPDVIGPSEAAGTTPEGLLISAGTGETMAAAFGLGLGLGDAVVSLGASGSVMAVHPEALVDSSGMITSLADATGMHLPVVTTLNAVRTLRGTAELLGVKDLETLSELATQSTPGSHGLVMLPYLEGERTPNLPHTAGTITGLRRESMKPEHLARAAFEGMLCGLADALDVLRGRGVDVRRIFLLGAAAELPAVQAVAPSLFGAQVVVPQPADYAAIGAARQAAWALGVSQGTLDPRTPPAWQGAAAQVLDPGDDLAVGQAVRQQFVSVREQIHPGALH, from the coding sequence ATGGGGATAGTCGCCGGGCTGGACAGTGCGCCCGATTTCACTCGCATCGTCGTCTGTGACACGGACACGGGCGCCGTACTCAGGCAGGGCTACGCCCCGCACCCGGTGGACGGCCCGGAGGGCACCGGCGGGCGTCCGAGCGACGTCGACCCGCAGACCTGGCTGCTGTCCCTGGGCGAGGCGGCCGGCGGCGGCCTCCTGGAGGGCGTGCAGGCGATCGGCGTGAGCGCGCAGCAGAACGCGGTGATCCCCCTGGACGCCCAGGGCAACACGGTCCGCCCGGCGATGACCGGCGGCGACAAGCGCGCGCAGGTCGCCGCCGCCGACCTGGTGGACGCGCTGGGCGGGCGCGGCGCGTGGGCGCAGGCGGTGGGCGCCGTCCCGCAGGCCGCGCACCCGGTGACGAAGCTGCGCTGGCTCGCGAAGAGCGACCCGGAGGCCGCCGCGCGCACCGCCGTCCTGCTCCAGGCCCACGACTGGCTCGTCTGGCAGCTCCTGGGCCGTCCGGCGCGGCGGACGACGGACCGGGGCGGGGCCTCGGGGACGGGCTACTGGTCGGCGGCGTCCGGGGGTTACCGGCCCGACCTGGTGGAGCTGGCGCTGGGTCACCAGGTGATGCTCCCGGACGTCATCGGGCCCTCGGAGGCGGCCGGGACGACGCCGGAGGGACTGCTGATCTCGGCGGGCACCGGCGAGACGATGGCGGCGGCCTTCGGTCTCGGCCTGGGGCTCGGGGACGCGGTCGTGTCGCTGGGTGCCTCCGGGTCGGTGATGGCGGTGCACCCGGAGGCGCTGGTCGACAGCTCCGGGATGATCACCTCCCTGGCGGACGCGACCGGTATGCACCTGCCCGTCGTCACCACCCTCAACGCCGTACGCACGCTGCGCGGGACCGCCGAACTCCTCGGTGTGAAGGACCTGGAGACGCTGTCCGAGCTGGCGACGCAGTCGACGCCGGGGTCGCACGGGCTGGTGATGCTGCCGTACCTGGAGGGCGAGCGGACGCCGAACCTGCCGCACACGGCGGGGACGATCACGGGGCTGCGCCGGGAGTCGATGAAGCCGGAGCACCTGGCGCGGGCCGCGTTCGAGGGGATGCTGTGCGGGCTCGCGGACGCGCTGGACGTGCTGCGCGGGCGCGGGGTCGACGTGCGGCGCATCTTCCTGCTGGGAGCGGCGGCCGAACTGCCTGCCGTGCAGGCGGTGGCGCCGTCGCTGTTCGGGGCCCAGGTCGTGGTGCCGCAGCCGGCGGACTACGCGGCGATCGGGGCGGCCCGGCAGGCCGCCTGGGCGCTCGGGGTGTCGCAGGGGACGCTGGATCCGAGGACGCCTCCGGCCTGGCAGGGAGCGGCGGCGCAGGTGCTCGACCCGGGCGACGATCTCGCCGTGGGTCAGGCCGTGCGCCAGCAGTTCGTGTCGGTGCGGGAGCAGATCCATCCCGGGGCCCTGCACTGA
- a CDS encoding YtxH domain-containing protein — translation MRYRLTFAAGLAVGYVLGTRAGRERYEQLKKSARQFAQNPAVRNTAESAVHQGREFAGRTFGKVTTRFPDSVATRVRTLRERNATTGDDDWGTSNT, via the coding sequence ATGCGCTACCGGCTGACGTTCGCCGCCGGACTCGCCGTGGGTTACGTCCTCGGCACCCGGGCCGGACGTGAACGCTACGAACAACTGAAGAAATCCGCCCGCCAGTTCGCCCAGAACCCCGCGGTCCGCAACACGGCCGAGTCGGCCGTCCACCAGGGCCGCGAGTTCGCGGGCCGGACCTTCGGGAAGGTCACCACCCGCTTCCCGGACTCGGTGGCCACCAGAGTCCGCACCCTGCGCGAGCGCAACGCGACGACGGGGGACGACGACTGGGGCACGAGCAACACATGA
- a CDS encoding carboxylesterase/lipase family protein gives MTVSRIRTALGGALAMSLALVGLLPAPASASAPSVVRTDKGAVRGATSKGVERFLGIPYAAAPTGSLRWKPPSAVAPWTGVREAAGFGAPCPVLPSGNGPRSETEDCLAVNVWRPAGVRAGARLPVHVFIHGGGLTNGSGSQNDESKLVRETGVIGVSLNYRLGVFGFLGLPALTEEGGESGNYGFLDQQAALRWVQRNIAAFGGNPGAVTIGGESAGGWSVCGHLVAPGSRGLFARAMIQSGSCPSGPQSRAESAGTAFARQAGCGDTAVLDCLRTTPAGTLLDASRGFSTGFVDGTPTFPTPLREAVDSGRFARVPVVVGATRDEGRTFAQGYIGAGKDAYLAFVQSVGGARADEVLAQYPWPETSDRFTAAYLIGAIMTDAGMVSGIGGCGLRSLVRTFERYTPTYAYEFDHRTGPGLTQIPGYVWGAGHAAELAYIWPSFHNGTPIAPLFNAGERRLAHEMTRYWGTFTRTGQPAWPGYHQDKGLMLALRAGGTSALIDDGQYAAQHQCAFWETMPL, from the coding sequence ATGACCGTCAGCAGAATCCGTACCGCGTTGGGCGGTGCGTTGGCCATGTCCCTCGCCCTCGTCGGCCTGCTGCCCGCTCCGGCGTCCGCGAGTGCGCCGAGCGTGGTGCGCACCGACAAGGGTGCCGTGCGCGGCGCCACCTCGAAGGGTGTCGAGAGGTTCCTCGGCATTCCCTACGCGGCGGCGCCCACCGGCTCCCTGCGCTGGAAGCCGCCGTCGGCCGTGGCGCCGTGGACCGGTGTCCGGGAGGCGGCCGGCTTCGGCGCTCCCTGCCCGGTGCTGCCCAGCGGCAACGGACCGCGCAGTGAGACCGAGGACTGCCTCGCCGTCAACGTGTGGCGGCCGGCGGGGGTGCGGGCCGGCGCCCGTCTCCCGGTGCACGTCTTCATCCACGGCGGCGGCCTGACCAACGGCAGCGGCTCGCAGAACGACGAGTCGAAGCTCGTCAGGGAGACGGGCGTCATCGGCGTCTCGCTCAACTACCGGCTCGGTGTCTTCGGCTTCCTCGGCCTGCCCGCGCTCACCGAGGAGGGCGGCGAGTCCGGCAACTACGGGTTCCTGGACCAGCAGGCCGCGCTGCGCTGGGTGCAGCGCAACATCGCCGCCTTCGGCGGGAACCCCGGTGCGGTCACCATCGGCGGCGAGTCCGCGGGCGGCTGGTCCGTCTGCGGTCATCTGGTGGCGCCCGGCTCGCGCGGCCTGTTCGCTCGCGCCATGATCCAGAGCGGCTCCTGTCCCAGCGGGCCGCAGAGCCGGGCGGAGAGCGCCGGGACGGCGTTCGCCCGGCAGGCCGGCTGCGGCGACACGGCCGTCCTCGACTGTCTGCGGACGACGCCGGCGGGGACGCTCCTCGACGCGAGCCGGGGCTTCTCGACCGGCTTCGTGGACGGGACTCCGACGTTCCCGACCCCCCTGCGTGAGGCGGTGGACAGCGGGAGGTTCGCCCGGGTGCCCGTGGTCGTCGGCGCCACGCGTGACGAGGGCCGCACCTTCGCCCAGGGGTACATAGGCGCGGGCAAGGACGCCTACCTCGCCTTCGTCCAGAGCGTCGGCGGCGCCCGTGCCGACGAGGTCCTTGCCCAGTACCCCTGGCCCGAGACGTCCGACCGGTTCACAGCGGCCTACCTCATCGGCGCGATCATGACCGACGCGGGGATGGTCTCGGGGATCGGCGGGTGCGGGCTCCGGTCGCTCGTCCGCACCTTCGAGCGGTACACCCCCACCTACGCGTACGAGTTCGACCACCGGACCGGCCCCGGCCTGACGCAGATACCCGGCTACGTCTGGGGCGCGGGCCACGCGGCCGAACTCGCCTACATCTGGCCCAGCTTCCACAACGGCACGCCCATCGCGCCGCTGTTCAACGCGGGAGAGCGCAGGCTCGCCCACGAGATGACGCGGTACTGGGGGACGTTCACGCGGACGGGGCAGCCCGCCTGGCCCGGCTATCACCAGGACAAGGGCCTGATGCTGGCGCTGCGGGCGGGCGGTACCAGCGCCCTGATCGACGACGGCCAGTACGCGGCGCAGCACCAGTGCGCGTTCTGGGAGACGATGCCGCTGTAG
- a CDS encoding glycosyltransferase, with the protein MNVLVATLLIVAAAQLAAILTLSLRPRPTAWEQRFPLAVHALCCGAALLVSVALGGSLTWGLLTALALTALGFVAHRRLPAFRPVGALSVVTCAFLSVLPVLWLVPFAMRAIDSGGSTVTLVLVTLSSVLTIVCLPSDLLDEITGSEVLLRSRWNRAGATARPRPAGFAPMVSVQLPIHAEPPEVVIGTLDALSRLDYPDYEVLVIDNNTVDESLWRPVEEHCARLGERFRFLHVEGITGAKAGALNWARPHISPRAEVVGVVDADYIVEPNWLADTVGYLEDPETGFVQCPHAYRDYESSAFTRIANAEYALFFAAHMVSLDEHGAGLTVGTMSVIRLAALDKAGGWAEWCMTEDSELAIRVHASGYKSVYLKQPRGRGLVPETWNGYKKQRFRWTYGPVQEIRAHARMFRPGAGRTPSRLNTVQRIHHANHGLINALRGLRFAGLALPPAMLLSMVAHGDVWPVPVTWYVPFLFVMAGRRLLQWTVYREVMGFSAREFAGAIMAQRALFYVIGKAALFSLLNRPTLWTRTDKFRQLQPRSQVFSSAGAETVLAVLFLGFAVLAITALPFSVVSVAMTLTLLYQAVSFSMAPALSYLAERELRKARTPARVPEPA; encoded by the coding sequence ATGAATGTCCTGGTCGCCACGTTATTGATCGTGGCGGCGGCGCAACTGGCCGCCATTCTCACGTTGTCGCTGCGTCCCCGGCCCACCGCGTGGGAACAGCGTTTCCCCCTCGCGGTCCACGCCCTGTGCTGCGGCGCGGCGCTGCTGGTGAGCGTGGCCCTCGGCGGCTCCCTGACGTGGGGTCTGCTCACCGCGCTCGCCCTGACGGCGCTCGGCTTCGTGGCCCACCGGCGGCTGCCCGCCTTCCGGCCCGTCGGCGCCCTGTCCGTCGTGACCTGCGCGTTCCTGAGCGTCCTGCCGGTGCTGTGGCTGGTGCCGTTCGCGATGAGGGCGATCGACTCGGGCGGGAGCACGGTGACCCTCGTCCTGGTCACGCTCAGCTCCGTCCTGACCATCGTGTGCCTCCCGTCCGACCTGCTCGACGAGATCACCGGCTCCGAAGTCCTCCTGCGCTCCCGGTGGAACCGGGCCGGAGCGACGGCGCGCCCCCGCCCGGCCGGCTTCGCCCCGATGGTCTCCGTACAGCTCCCGATCCACGCCGAGCCGCCCGAGGTGGTCATCGGCACGCTCGACGCGCTGAGCCGGCTGGACTACCCCGACTACGAAGTGCTCGTCATCGACAACAACACCGTGGACGAATCCCTCTGGCGCCCTGTGGAGGAGCACTGCGCCCGGCTGGGCGAGCGGTTCCGGTTCCTGCACGTGGAGGGGATCACCGGCGCGAAGGCCGGCGCGCTGAACTGGGCGCGGCCCCACATCTCCCCGCGCGCGGAAGTGGTGGGCGTGGTCGACGCCGACTACATCGTCGAGCCGAACTGGCTGGCGGACACCGTGGGGTACCTCGAAGACCCCGAGACGGGCTTCGTGCAGTGCCCGCACGCCTACCGCGACTACGAGTCGTCGGCCTTCACCCGGATCGCCAACGCGGAGTACGCGCTCTTCTTCGCCGCGCACATGGTCTCGCTCGACGAGCACGGGGCGGGCCTCACCGTCGGCACGATGTCCGTCATCCGGCTGGCCGCCCTCGACAAGGCGGGCGGGTGGGCGGAGTGGTGCATGACCGAGGACTCCGAACTCGCCATCCGCGTCCACGCGAGCGGGTACAAGTCGGTCTACCTCAAGCAGCCGCGCGGCCGGGGTCTCGTGCCGGAGACCTGGAACGGCTACAAGAAGCAGCGGTTCCGCTGGACCTACGGTCCGGTGCAGGAGATCCGCGCCCACGCCCGCATGTTCCGTCCCGGAGCGGGCCGGACCCCCTCGCGCCTGAACACCGTGCAGCGGATCCACCACGCCAACCACGGCCTGATCAACGCCCTGCGCGGCCTCCGCTTCGCCGGGCTGGCGCTGCCCCCGGCCATGCTGCTGTCCATGGTCGCGCACGGCGACGTGTGGCCGGTGCCGGTGACCTGGTACGTGCCGTTCCTCTTCGTGATGGCGGGCCGACGGCTGTTGCAGTGGACGGTGTACCGCGAGGTCATGGGCTTCAGCGCACGCGAGTTCGCCGGAGCGATCATGGCTCAGCGGGCCCTCTTCTACGTGATCGGGAAAGCGGCCCTGTTCTCGCTGCTGAACCGGCCGACTCTGTGGACCCGCACCGACAAGTTCCGCCAACTACAGCCCAGGAGCCAGGTGTTCAGCAGCGCCGGCGCGGAGACCGTCCTCGCCGTCCTCTTCCTCGGCTTCGCCGTCCTGGCGATCACCGCGCTGCCCTTCAGCGTCGTCTCGGTGGCCATGACACTCACCCTCCTGTACCAGGCGGTCAGCTTCAGCATGGCTCCGGCGCTGTCGTACCTGGCGGAACGCGAACTCCGCAAGGCCCGGACGCCCGCCCGCGTCCCCGAACCGGCGTGA
- a CDS encoding type II toxin-antitoxin system VapB family antitoxin: MSVTQIDLDDEALAEAMRLMGATTKKETVNAALRDYVARIKRLEAAEKLAARGARGEFEQAAAARDAEKRARRGAFE; this comes from the coding sequence ATGTCCGTCACGCAGATCGATCTGGACGACGAGGCGCTGGCCGAGGCCATGCGACTCATGGGGGCCACGACCAAGAAGGAGACCGTCAACGCGGCCCTTCGGGACTACGTGGCGCGGATCAAGCGGCTCGAGGCCGCGGAGAAGCTGGCCGCGCGGGGCGCGCGGGGCGAGTTCGAGCAGGCCGCGGCAGCGCGTGACGCGGAGAAGCGTGCGCGACGCGGGGCCTTCGAGTGA
- a CDS encoding PIN domain nuclease yields the protein MITYLVDTSALWHLFRTPGALRPWEGHIAAGVFHLCEPTRAEFLHSAISPSHRDELAEELDALCSLSPVPKNAWRWVDTAQYKLTQQGLHRAAGAIDLLVCATAVHHGHTVLHVDNDFATVAGVLKEVQQRDVRA from the coding sequence GTGATCACGTATCTGGTGGACACCTCGGCTCTGTGGCACTTGTTCCGCACTCCGGGCGCGTTGCGTCCCTGGGAGGGGCACATCGCCGCCGGAGTGTTCCACCTCTGCGAGCCGACACGTGCCGAATTCCTCCACTCGGCGATCAGCCCGTCCCATCGGGATGAGCTGGCGGAGGAACTGGACGCGCTCTGCTCGCTCTCCCCGGTTCCGAAGAACGCCTGGCGTTGGGTCGACACCGCCCAGTACAAACTGACCCAGCAGGGCCTGCATCGCGCGGCTGGAGCGATCGATCTGCTGGTGTGTGCGACAGCCGTGCACCATGGGCACACCGTCCTCCACGTGGACAACGACTTCGCGACGGTGGCGGGAGTGCTCAAGGAAGTGCAGCAGCGGGACGTACGAGCCTGA
- a CDS encoding tannase/feruloyl esterase family alpha/beta hydrolase encodes MLRRLAIAPLLLATSLTVPAAVAHEDRCAGVRVPGAAYAVSSCLADLTTTGTVRTGHTDPEDWKGLVAENTVTPSGVPGVQIDGYFPDTSTTNTNHGWHHDSQFVIRLPRNWNGGLVVAGPPGTREQYANDPIISDQVLARGYAYAGTDKGNTGAEVHRDGVRPGDAIMEWHRRTTQLTVAAKKAAGRHYGRPPRVTYAAGLSAGGYLVRRQLEQHPELYTGGIDWNALTFTAQGSLLTTLPPALRAFPRLAAGDRSARDEIIAAGYPAGSEKQWGYLYRTQWDSLQRLVREELDPGYDGPLQAGTPFCPAGTTPGCDTDYDFATRPNPVHRAVERISLTGDIQRPLISVQGTLDALTPPAAFGDVYARMVTAAGRAPLHRYHHIPGGTHTDGLTALDPEAYTPMLPAFVTALTELETWTRPTA; translated from the coding sequence GTGCTTCGCCGTCTCGCCATCGCACCGCTGCTGCTCGCGACCTCGCTGACCGTTCCGGCGGCCGTCGCCCACGAGGACCGCTGCGCCGGCGTCCGGGTTCCGGGAGCCGCGTACGCGGTCTCCAGCTGCCTGGCCGACCTGACGACCACGGGGACCGTCCGGACCGGGCACACCGACCCGGAGGACTGGAAGGGGCTGGTCGCGGAGAACACCGTCACCCCGTCCGGGGTCCCCGGGGTCCAGATCGACGGCTATTTCCCCGACACCTCCACCACCAACACCAACCACGGCTGGCACCACGACAGCCAGTTCGTCATCCGGCTGCCCAGGAACTGGAACGGCGGACTCGTCGTCGCCGGCCCGCCCGGCACCCGCGAGCAGTACGCCAACGACCCGATCATCAGCGACCAGGTGCTGGCCCGGGGCTACGCCTACGCCGGCACCGACAAGGGCAACACCGGCGCCGAGGTCCACCGGGACGGCGTCCGCCCCGGTGACGCGATCATGGAATGGCACCGCCGGACGACGCAGCTCACCGTGGCCGCGAAGAAGGCCGCCGGCCGGCACTACGGGCGCCCGCCGCGCGTCACCTACGCCGCCGGGCTCTCCGCGGGCGGCTACCTGGTCCGCCGTCAGCTCGAACAGCACCCCGAGCTGTACACGGGCGGCATCGACTGGAACGCCCTCACCTTCACCGCGCAGGGCAGCCTGCTCACCACCCTCCCGCCGGCCCTGCGCGCCTTCCCCCGCCTCGCCGCCGGCGACCGGTCCGCCCGCGACGAGATCATCGCGGCGGGCTATCCGGCGGGCTCCGAGAAACAGTGGGGCTACCTGTACCGCACCCAGTGGGACTCCCTTCAGCGCCTCGTCCGCGAAGAACTCGACCCCGGCTACGACGGCCCCCTCCAGGCCGGAACCCCGTTCTGCCCCGCGGGAACCACCCCCGGCTGCGACACGGACTACGACTTCGCCACCCGCCCGAACCCGGTACACCGCGCGGTCGAGCGCATCTCCCTCACCGGCGACATCCAGCGCCCCCTGATCAGCGTCCAGGGCACCCTCGACGCCCTCACCCCACCGGCCGCCTTCGGCGACGTCTACGCCCGCATGGTCACCGCCGCAGGCCGCGCCCCCCTCCACCGCTACCACCACATCCCCGGCGGAACCCACACCGACGGCCTCACCGCCCTAGACCCCGAGGCGTACACACCGATGCTGCCCGCCTTCGTCACGGCGCTCACCGAACTGGAGACCTGGACGCGACCGACAGCGTGA